A segment of the Aromatoleum aromaticum EbN1 genome:
CGCGCGCCATGGCCGTGCGGGTCCGGGATCAGCCGGTCGAGGGCGAAGCGCACCTGCCGCGCTTTCGTCGCCGTGTCGCCGCGCAGCTTGCGCTCGAAGAGCTTCGCGGCGCGGCCGACGGCCGGCGCGATGCGCTCGACGGCCTGATCCTGCAGCGTCACCGTCATGCCCGCGAGCGCGCACACCGCCGCGATGTCGCCCCCCATGACGCCGGCGCCGACGACATGCACACGGCGCGGCGCGAGGTCCCCGCTGTTGTCATCACTCTTGCCGAAACCTTTCAGCCGCTCCTGCAGGAAGAAAACGCGGATGAGGTTCTTCGCCGTCGGCGAGCGCAAGATCGCTTCGAGCGACGCCGGATGGCCGGCCGGCACCGCCAGCGCGTTGCCGCCGAAACGCTGCCAGATGTCCACGATCGCGTACGGCGCCGGGTAATGCTCGCGCGGCGCCTTCGAGGCGACCTGCTTCCTCGCCCGGTCGGCGACGACCGACTTCAGCGGACCGTTCATCAGCCGCAACGCGAGGGGCGGCTTTCGCCGCCGCTGGCGGGACAGCACGAGCATGCGCGCGGCGTTCTCCATGACGCGCGGCGGCACGCACTCGTCGGCGAGCCCGAGCTGCTTCGCGCGGCGCGCGTCGACGCTCTTTCCGGTCAACATCAGGTCGAGCGCCGCCGGTGCGCCGATCGTCTCCGGCAGCCGCTTCATGCCGCCCCACGCGGGCACGATGCCGAGCATCACTTCGGGCAGCGCGAGCTTCGTCGCAGGCTCGTCGACGACGACGCGGTAGCGGCACGCGAGCGCGAGTTCCAGCCCGCCGCCGAGGCAATGGCCGCGAATCAGCGCGAGCGTCGGAAAGCGCAGGCGCACGAGCCGGTTGAAGAGCTCCCAGCCACGGCCGACCAGATCGCGCGCTGCCTGCGGCGAGTCGAGGCGCGTGAATTCCTCGATATCGGCTCCGGCGATGAAACCGGCGGGTTTCGCCGACGCGATGACGAGCCCTTTCGGCGGCTGCGCTTCGAGCGCGGCGAACACGGCCGCGAGTTCGTCGAGCACCGCGCGCGACAGCGTATTCGTCGCCGCGTCGCGACAGTCCAGATGCAGCCACGCGACGCCGTCCCCGGCCCCCTCTCCATCTCCCTCGTCGCGCACGAGGCGCAGATGTTCGTAGTGCGCCCCCATCACACCGTCTCCACGAGCATCGCGCCACCCTGTCCGCCGCCGATGCAGATGCTCGCGATACCACGCGCGAGATTGTCGCGGCGCAGCCGCTGCACGAGATGCAGCACGATGCGCGCGCCACTCGCGCCGACCGGATGGCCAATGGCGATCGCGCCACCATCGACGTTCAGGCGCTCCTCGTCGAGGCGGCCGAGCGGAGCGTCGAGGCCGAGCTCGTCCCGGCAGTAGTCGGCGTCATCCCAGGCACACAGGCACGCGATGACCTGCGCAGCGAACGCTTCGTTGATCTCCCACGCGTCCAGGTCGTTCAGCCCGAGTCCATGCCGCGCGAGCAGCGGTGTTGCCGCATGCACCGGGCCGAGCCCCATCTGCGCCGGATCGAGCGCTGCCCATTCGCAATCGACGATGCGCCCGACCGGTGTCAGGCCGCGGCGCTGCACCGCCTCTTCGGACGCGAGGATCAGCCACGCCGCGCCATCGGTGATCTGCGAGCTGTTGCCGGCGGTGACGCGGCCGTACTTGCGGTCGAAGAACGGCTTGAGCTTGGCCAGCTTGTCGACGGACGAATCGCGCCGCACGCCGTCGTCGTCCTTGTACAGCATGCCGTCGCGATCGATCAGCGGCACGATCTCGCCGAGATGCCCGCCATCCTGCGCCGCAGCGACGCGGCGGTGGCTGCGCACCGCGTATTCGTCCATCGCGGCGCGCGAAATGCCGAAGCGGTGCGCGAGGTTCTCCGCCGTCTGCCCCATCAGCTGGCCGACGACCGGATCGGTCAGCCCTTTCATGATGCCGAGCACCGGCGCGAGATCGGCCGGGCGGAAGCTGTGCAGCGCAGCTGCTTTCCGACCGACCGTCTTCGCCGCGTACCATCCCGACAGCCAGCGCACCATCGCGTCGGAAAACAGCAGCGGCGCGCGGGATAGCGCGTCGACGCCGCCCGCGAGCACGAGGCCCGAGCGGCCGGTGCGGATGTTCATCATCGCCGAATCCAGCGCCTGCATGCCGGACGCGCAGTTCCTCATGACGGTCCAGCCCGGCACCTTGTGGCCGCAGCCGAGCCGCAGCGCGACGACGCGGCCGATATTGACTTCGTCCGGCGACGGGCTTGCGCAGCCGAGGATCACTTCGTCAAGTTCGTCGGGCGCGAACGTCTGGCGCACGAGCAGCGCCGTGCCGGCGGCGGTCGCGAGGTCCGACGCGGCGAACGGTCCGGGGCCGTTCCTCGCCTTGAGGAACGGCGTGCGGGCGCCGTCGATGATGTAGATGCCGGGGCTCATGCGCGAGCGGCTCCTCAGGCGACCGCGTGCAGCGGGCGCGAATCGTTCGGCCCGACTTCGGCAAGCGCTTCGCGCAAGCCGAAGTCGTACGGGAAATCGTCGACGCGGATGACCTTGTCGCGCAGCACGTTGCGCCGTTCGACGAGCGCGAATTCGGCGTCGCTGATGACACCGGCTTCGAGAGCGCGCCGCCACACCGCATCGACGCCGCCGCCGACGGCCAGGCCCGGGTCGAAGCGCCCCTGGCGGCGCGCCTCTTTCAGCTTCGCTTCGACCGGCTCGGCTGCGATCGTCGCGGCGAGCGCCGCTTCGAGCGCCGCGGCCGGCTCGTCGAGGTCGTCCGGCACATACACGTCGGCAGTCAACCGGTCGCGCGTCGGCGACGGCTCGATCAGCAGCTTCGCGACTTCGTGGCCGAGCGCGTCGGACGGCACGACGTACGGCCGCCCGAGCGGGAACACGACGAGCCGGCGCAGCACCGCTGCGAAGAACCGGTTCGGGAAGTTCGCGATGACGCCTTCGAACGCGTTCTGGGCGCGGAACATGCAGTCCCAGATCGCCCAGTGCATCAGCGGCGCATCCGTCACCTGACGCCCTTCGGCTTCGAAGCGCCGCAGCACTGCCGACGCGAGATACATCAGCGACAGGATGTCGCCGAGCCGCGCGGAGAGCTTTTCCTTGCGCTTCAACGCGCCGCCCATCGTCCCCATCGAGATGTCCGCGAGGAACGCGAACGCCGCCGAGAAGCGCGTCAGCTGCTGGTAGTAACGGCGCGTCTCGGGCGCGACGTGCTGCGGCACGGCGACGAAATGCGAGCCGGTGAGTCCCATCACCAGCGCGCGCACCGCCGACGACAGCGTGTAGCCGACGTGCCCCCAGAACGCGCGGTCGAACGCGGCGAGGTCGCCTTTCTGCGCCGCGTGCATCTCGTCGAGGACGTAAGGATGACAGCGGATCGCGCCCTGGCCGAACAGGATCAGGCTGCGCGTCAGGATGTTCGCGCCTTCGACGGTGATGCCGATCGGGACCTGCTGGTAGGCGCGGCCGAGGAAGTTCTGCGGCCCGAGGCAGATGCCCTTGCCGCCGATGACGTCCATGCCGTCATTGACCGTCTGGCGCGCGCGCTCGGTGACGTGGTACTTGACGATCGCCGACACCACCGACGGCTTCTCGCCGAGATCGATCGCGCCCGCCGTCATGATCCGCGCCGCATCGGACAGGTAAGTGTTCGCGCCGATGCGCGTCAGCGCCTCCTCGACGCCTTCGAAGCGGCCGATCGCAGTCTTGAACTGGTGGCGCACGCGGGCATACGCGCCGACCGCGCGCGCGGTCATTTTCTGCATGCCGGTGTTCGAGCCCGGCAGCGAGATCGAACGTCCCGCCGCGAGGCACTCCATCAGCATCCGCCAGCCCTGGCCGGCCATCTGCGGGCCGCCGATGATGAAATCGAGCGGCATGAACACGTCGCGCCCGCGCACCGGCCCGTTCATCCACACCGCATTGAGCGGCAGGTGGCGCCGGCCGATATCGACGCCCGGGTGCTCGGCCGGCACGAGCGCGCAGGTGATGCCGAGGTCCGCGTCCGCGCCGAGCAGGCCGTCCGGGTCGTACAGGCGGAACGCGAGCCCGAACACAGTGCAGACCGGCGCGAGCGTGATGTAGCGCTTGTCGAACGTCACGCGCATGCCGAGCACCTCGCGTCCCTGCCACATGCCTTTGCAGACGACGCCGGAATCGGGGATCGATGCCGCGTCCGAGCCGGCCCACGGGCTCGTCAGCGCGAACGCCGGGATGTCGACGCCGGCGGCGAGCCGCGGCAGGAAATGCGCTTTCTGCTCCGGCGTGCCGTAATGCAGCAGCAGCTCGGCGGGTCCGAGCGAGTTCGGCACCATCACCGTGACGGCCGGCGCCGACGAGCGCGTCGACAGCTTCGTGATGACCTGCGAATGGGCGAACGCCGAGAAGCCTTTCCCGCCGTATTCCTTCGGGATGATCATGCCGAGAAAGCCGCGCTCCCTGATGTAGCGCCACACTTCGGGCGACAAGTCCTGGCGCTGCGTCGCCGCCCAGTCGTCGGTGAGGCGGCACAGCTCGCCCGTCTCGTTGTCGAGGAACGCACGCTCCTCGGCGGTGAGCGTCGGCCACGGATACGCGAGCAGCTTCGCCCAGTCCGGCTTGCCGGCGAAGAGCTCGCCTTCCCACCACACGCTGCCGGCTTCGAGCGCGTCCTTCTCGGTCTGCGACATCGACGGCAGCGCACGGCGGAAAGCGGTGAAGATGCGCGCCGTCACGAGCCTGCGCCGCAGCGGGCGGAGCAGGAACACGCCGGCGAGCGCCGCGTAGAGGACGAGCACGGTGACCCTCGCGGCGGTCGGCCACCCGGCCGCCGCGCCGAAGAGCACCAGCCACAGGAAGCCGACGGCCGCCCAGACCGGAAACCCCGCCCGCCGGTAGGCGAGAATGCCCCCCATGACAGGGAGAAAAGCGATCAGCAGCCACGTCATTGTTGTCTCCTCACTATGCAGTCCGGCGATCCGCTCGCGCCTCGCTTCGCGCTGCGGTCGTCCGCCGCATTCCGGATCGGAGGCGCGGGTGCGGGGAGCGTGTTCCGCTCTTCACGCGGCAGCGCGCCCCGGCTGCTCGTCGCAGGCCTGCTCGAACCCCGGCAGCGGCGCGCGCAGGCCGCCGAGCAGGAAGGACATCAGCCGCGGCATCAGCCGTCCCGGGTCCGCGTCGTCGAAGCAGCCGGCGAAAAGCTGCAAACCGTCGGTGCCGGCGAGCGCGTACGACATCGCGCCCATCATGAAGTGGAAGCGCCACAGGATCTCCTCGCGCGGCACATCGGGCAGCGCCCGGTACAGCGCGGCGCGAAAGCGCTCGAGCACGCCCGCATACTCCTCGGCGAGAAACTTGCGGATGAACGCGTTCGGCTCGGTGTAGGTGCGCCCGAGCAGGCGCATGAACGTGTGGCCGCCGTGTTCGGTATCGGCTGCGAGCTGCAGCGCGGGGCCGAAGTAGGCTTCGACGATGCGGCTCGGTTTCAGCGCCGCGCCCCCGGCGTCGGCCTCGAGCCGGTCGAGCGCCGCGAGCCGCTGGCGGTTCAGCTCGGTGAGGCGGCGGCGGAACACTTCCTGGATCAGCGCATCCTTGCTGCCGAAGTGGTAATTCACCGCCGCGAGGTTCGCACGCGCCGCCCCCGTGATCATCCGCATCGACGTCGCCTCGAAGCCGTGTTCGACGAACAGGACTTCGGCGGCATCGAGGATGCGGTGGCGCGTTTCCGGCGCGGCGGGAGACTTCGCAGGCAGGGTCATCACGGCAGCCCATTCAAACGATCGTTTTAATCATACGTTTCATCGATCGGGAGTCAAGGCCTGCTTTCGGACTTCGAATGACAGTGGCGGGGGGTGGTGGCCGCCCTTTCCCGGAATTCTCACGACGCGCTGCGACCGGAAACAACAAAACCCGCTAGCTGCGCGGGTTTCGTCGACTATTGCAACGTGCCGAGACGGTGCAAAACGTCATTCAATGTTTTGCACCTGCTCCCGCATCTGCTCGATCAGCACTTTCATTTCCATCGCGATACCGGTGACGTCGGTGGCGGCG
Coding sequences within it:
- a CDS encoding 3-hydroxyacyl-CoA dehydrogenase NAD-binding domain-containing protein; the encoded protein is MGAHYEHLRLVRDEGDGEGAGDGVAWLHLDCRDAATNTLSRAVLDELAAVFAALEAQPPKGLVIASAKPAGFIAGADIEEFTRLDSPQAARDLVGRGWELFNRLVRLRFPTLALIRGHCLGGGLELALACRYRVVVDEPATKLALPEVMLGIVPAWGGMKRLPETIGAPAALDLMLTGKSVDARRAKQLGLADECVPPRVMENAARMLVLSRQRRRKPPLALRLMNGPLKSVVADRARKQVASKAPREHYPAPYAIVDIWQRFGGNALAVPAGHPASLEAILRSPTAKNLIRVFFLQERLKGFGKSDDNSGDLAPRRVHVVGAGVMGGDIAAVCALAGMTVTLQDQAVERIAPAVGRAAKLFERKLRGDTATKARQVRFALDRLIPDPHGHGARRADVVIEAIFENLDAKRALFAQLERRARPDAVLATNTSSLRIEDIGAELANPARLVGIHFFNPVAQMPLVEVVAGEASDADALYRAAAFVRRLDKLPLPVRSAPGFLVNAVLGPYMLEALRCVEEGVAPEAVDAALVAFGMPMGPVELVDTVGLDIALAAGRALGGGAVAVPKRLAELVAAGHLGRKSGQGYYRWSDGKAQKTPVDTVPAGLAARIVAPLLAATRRCVDEGVVADADLADAGVIFGTGFAPFTGGPLHYLASVGEKPLDAASARRDDAIVSAR
- a CDS encoding acetyl-CoA C-acetyltransferase, producing MSPGIYIIDGARTPFLKARNGPGPFAASDLATAAGTALLVRQTFAPDELDEVILGCASPSPDEVNIGRVVALRLGCGHKVPGWTVMRNCASGMQALDSAMMNIRTGRSGLVLAGGVDALSRAPLLFSDAMVRWLSGWYAAKTVGRKAAALHSFRPADLAPVLGIMKGLTDPVVGQLMGQTAENLAHRFGISRAAMDEYAVRSHRRVAAAQDGGHLGEIVPLIDRDGMLYKDDDGVRRDSSVDKLAKLKPFFDRKYGRVTAGNSSQITDGAAWLILASEEAVQRRGLTPVGRIVDCEWAALDPAQMGLGPVHAATPLLARHGLGLNDLDAWEINEAFAAQVIACLCAWDDADYCRDELGLDAPLGRLDEERLNVDGGAIAIGHPVGASGARIVLHLVQRLRRDNLARGIASICIGGGQGGAMLVETV
- a CDS encoding acyl-CoA dehydrogenase is translated as MTWLLIAFLPVMGGILAYRRAGFPVWAAVGFLWLVLFGAAAGWPTAARVTVLVLYAALAGVFLLRPLRRRLVTARIFTAFRRALPSMSQTEKDALEAGSVWWEGELFAGKPDWAKLLAYPWPTLTAEERAFLDNETGELCRLTDDWAATQRQDLSPEVWRYIRERGFLGMIIPKEYGGKGFSAFAHSQVITKLSTRSSAPAVTVMVPNSLGPAELLLHYGTPEQKAHFLPRLAAGVDIPAFALTSPWAGSDAASIPDSGVVCKGMWQGREVLGMRVTFDKRYITLAPVCTVFGLAFRLYDPDGLLGADADLGITCALVPAEHPGVDIGRRHLPLNAVWMNGPVRGRDVFMPLDFIIGGPQMAGQGWRMLMECLAAGRSISLPGSNTGMQKMTARAVGAYARVRHQFKTAIGRFEGVEEALTRIGANTYLSDAARIMTAGAIDLGEKPSVVSAIVKYHVTERARQTVNDGMDVIGGKGICLGPQNFLGRAYQQVPIGITVEGANILTRSLILFGQGAIRCHPYVLDEMHAAQKGDLAAFDRAFWGHVGYTLSSAVRALVMGLTGSHFVAVPQHVAPETRRYYQQLTRFSAAFAFLADISMGTMGGALKRKEKLSARLGDILSLMYLASAVLRRFEAEGRQVTDAPLMHWAIWDCMFRAQNAFEGVIANFPNRFFAAVLRRLVVFPLGRPYVVPSDALGHEVAKLLIEPSPTRDRLTADVYVPDDLDEPAAALEAALAATIAAEPVEAKLKEARRQGRFDPGLAVGGGVDAVWRRALEAGVISDAEFALVERRNVLRDKVIRVDDFPYDFGLREALAEVGPNDSRPLHAVA
- a CDS encoding TetR/AcrR family transcriptional regulator encodes the protein MTLPAKSPAAPETRHRILDAAEVLFVEHGFEATSMRMITGAARANLAAVNYHFGSKDALIQEVFRRRLTELNRQRLAALDRLEADAGGAALKPSRIVEAYFGPALQLAADTEHGGHTFMRLLGRTYTEPNAFIRKFLAEEYAGVLERFRAALYRALPDVPREEILWRFHFMMGAMSYALAGTDGLQLFAGCFDDADPGRLMPRLMSFLLGGLRAPLPGFEQACDEQPGRAAA